The window CCACCAGCAAGCCTGTTTATCGCCGCTGGTGTGTACCACCATCACCTTGCCTTTAATGCATGGGGACGGGGACGAAAAGGAGCCATTGATCCACGTTTTTCAGGAATTAGAAGCTATACACTGGTATTCCCACAAGAAGCAGACAGACAGTCCGTTGTCGAGCGTCTGACAAAAGCAGGCACTCAAGTGAAAACAACAGGGAAAAGTAACGAATTTGTTGATCCATTTGGCGTTCTCGTTCGTTTACAGATTGAAGAAACAGACAAAAAAGAAGGTGCAGAATATGGACAAACACACAGATCTTAAAACAGCCATTTTAAAAGATAAAATCAAACGAGTACAGCAAGAAGACGGGTATATATATATCACTGGACCCATTAAATTGCCAGTGAATTTAGACGGCAGAACCGTGATGTTCAACTGGTATTCATGGTTAAAAGACGATGGAAAAGAGCCATTGTCAGATGAAGCTTTAATTGAAAGCCTCTCGTCCCGCCAGCTTGCCGATCATCAGCAGTCAAGCGTTCTAGTGTATGGGGAGTTCGAGCACGCTGACGAAGCCCTTATCCGCATGCATTCCATTTGCCACACTGGTGATATTTTCGGAAGCAAGCGCTGCGACTGCGGGTTCCAATTGAAGCAGTCCATGCGGATGATTGAAGACAATGGTGCAGGTGCACTGTTCTATTTAGCCAATCATGAAGGCCGCGGTATTGGACTTTTCAGTAAAGCCATGGCTTATATTCTTCAAGAAAACGGCTACGATACAGTAGAAGCGAACGAAGCACTCGGCTTTGAAGATGACACGCGTCAATATGAAGAAGCCATCGCCGTTCTTCAAACACTTCGTACAAAGCCGGTCAGACTCATTACCAATAATCCGAAAAAGACAGATGCCATCAGCCATGCAGGTCTATCTCTTTCTGGACGCATTCCGCTTTGGGGTGATGTCTCGGAGTTTAACGAAAAATACTTGCAGACAAAAATCAACCGCTCAGGTCACATGAAGGCGGAGCAAGAGGTGCGTACGATTGCCACATCATGAGCGATATATGAATCTAGCCCTTGAAAATGCACGGGCAATGAAAGGTCAGACCTCTCCAAACCCGCTCGTCGGGGCTGTGATTGTGCGAGAGAATGAAATTGTTGGTGTCGGTGCTCACATGAAAGCCGGTGAACCGCATGCTGAAATTCATGCACTTAAAATGGCTGGAGACAAGGCAAAAAGAGCCACCATTTATGTGACCCTCGAGCCTTGTTCCCATCACGGCCGCACAGGCCCTTGCGCGGAAGCACTTGTGAAAGCAGGCGTCGAAACCGTTGTCGTGGCAGCGCTTGACCCGAACCCGCTTGTCGCAGGCCGCGGGATTGCCATCTTACAAGATGCTGGCATCCAAGTGATTACAGGCGTACTGGAACAGGAATCCATTCTCATGAATGAAGTGTTTAATCATTTTATTACGAAAAAAACACCTTTCGTGACGCTCAAGGCAGGTATTACCTTAGACGGAAAAATTGCGTCTGCTACGTCTGACAGCAAATGGATTACATCTGAGACATCCCGTTATGATGCTCATCATATCCGCAGTATCAATGATGCGATTTTGGTCGGTGCTCAAACGGTTATTCATGACGACCCTTCACTAACTGCACGGATTCCAAATGGGAATCATCCGATTCGAATTGTTTTAGACTCTAAGCTGTCAACACCGCTGACAGCAAAGATCGTCACTGATCAGACGGCACCTACATGGATCTTTACGACAAAGCAAGCCAATGAGGGAAAACGAGCCGCTTTAGAAGCAGCTGGCGTCAGTGTCTTTATAACAGATAGCGACACGCGGGTGCCCCTGCAAGAAGTGCTTCAAGTGCTGGGAGAAAGAAATGTCTCCTCCCTCATGATTGAAGGCGGCGGCCAGATCAATGCCTCATTTTTAGAACAGCAGCTTGTAGATAAATTGGTCATCTATATGGCACCTAAACTCATTGGCGGTCGGCTGTCCCCTTCCTTTTTTGGAGGCGAAGGCATACGCCTCATGAGTGATGCCATCGAATTGGATCAACTCTCAGTAGAACCACTAGGGAAAGATATCAAAATAACGGGCTATCCTGTTTATCAATAAACAAGCTTGTAGACCCCATCTACAGGCTTTTTTTCAAATATGTTTTGAGGTGAATGTGATGTCGATAAAAGGAATCAATCATTTGTTATTTTCTGTCTCTGATTTAGAAACCTCTATTGATTTTTACACAAACGTATTTGACGCCACTTTATTAGTAAAAGGAAAAAAGACAGCTTACTTTGATTTGAACGGGCTATGGCTTGCCCTGAATGTGGAAAAAGACATTCCTCGTCAAGACATTCAGCACTCTTACACGCACATCGCTTTTTCAATTGATGAAGAGGATGTAGATCACATGTACAACAAGCTAAAACATTTGAACGTCAACATCTTGCCAGGCCGTCCGAGAGATGAAAAAGATCATCAGTCGATCTACTTTACGGACCCTGATGGACATAAATTTGAGTTTCATACCGGGGCCATGAAAGATCGAATCGATTATTACAAGCAAGAAAAAGCTCATATGGAATTTTTTGATGAATGATAAAAAAACAGAACTTCCATCTTCATGAAAGTTCTGTTTCGCCTTTGAACCACCCAAATGTCGATTCACCAATCATCACCGTGAAACTTGTCGTAAAATGTTTCATGTGAAACATTTGTGATTTGATCTCTATCGATTCCCCTCTACCAGTCTGCCAAAGCTTTCGGGTGAAAGTCCCGGTGACACGCGGATACGATGCAAGGACATCATGCCTTGTTCCTTTTTCGCATGTCCTGGTTCAGTGGTGACAGCCATTTGATAACCGGCTTCCTTCGCTAGCTTTAGCGTATCTTCGTTATAGCGCCCGACAGGATAGCTGACCATTCTCGTACGCTGAGAAAAACGTTGATCAAAGAATGTCTTTGACCCTTTTAATTCCTCTTTCTGCTGCTCCCTTGATAAACGATTGAGCTCTAAATGATGAATGGTATGACTCTCAATCGATAGTCCATTTGCTATCATTTCATCCATCTGTTCATCCGTTAAGTGGTTCGGGCGGCCAATGGATTGCGCAATCATGAAAATCGTTGCCTTCATTCTATACTGCTTTAAAATCGGGAATGCCTTTGTATAGTTATCGGTATATCCATCATCGAATGTAATGAGGACACACTTTTCACTTGGCTTCGTATTTGTTGTGAAGACGCGGTACGCTTCTTCTGGCGACAGCGTGACATAGCCGTTGTCCTTCAGCCATTTCATATGAGCCGCAAACTCGCTCTTTGGTACACGAAGCGAGCTGCCGCTGGAGATGCTGTGATACATCAAAATCGGAAGCTCTACCGGCTCCTTTTGCACAATCCAGCTTTGTGTATCAATCACTTCCGCTTCTGTCTGCTGAATCTCTTCTGTTTCTTTTAATCGTAATGGACCCTTTTCCTCTTTGACTACTTGCTGGTTTCCTATCGTTTGCTCCTTCGTTCCCATACAGCCCGAAATGAGCAGCACCAAAAGACCAACCGCAATCAACATACATGTTTTTTTCATTCACCAATCCTGCTTTCTCTCTATCTACCGAATGATTATAACAGAAATTGGTTAATAGCTGATATCTATTTTGACAGGGCGTTCATTTTTTTACACATTTCGATCATTTCGATGGCGAGCAGATGAATGGTCTCTGTTGTGAGCATTTGATCTTCTGCGTGTATCAGCAGTAAAGAAAAGGGAAGCTGCTCACCTGCCGCCTCTTTTTGGATCAGCGACAAGTGCAGGTTGTGGATGCTTCGAAACGCTTCCTCCCCTTTTTCAATCAACTGCTGTGCTTTTTCAAAATCATCTGCTCTTGCTAGACGAATCGCTTCGACATAATGACTTCTTGCCTCGCCTGCATGAGCAATGATTTGAAAGGCTGCTCCCTGCATTTCCTCTAATACCGTCATCTGCTTCTCCTCCAATTACTTAAGATTCATTTGCTAGTTTCAGAGCATGCTCTAGTATTTTTTCCCCGTTCGCTGTTCCGTATAATCTCACATTGATGACATCGACAGGTATTTGATAAGGTGCCGCTGTTTTTTCTGCTGCCTTTTTCATAAAGCTTACTTGCGGTCCAAGTAAAATCACCTGCACATCTTCTCCATGCTCTTCTAATTCATCCGCAATGGCCCCTTCAGGTATGGCGTAGATATCATAATCCAGCTCTTTAGCTTCTGCAGCAGCCTTCATTTTGGACACTACAATGGACGTCGACATTCCTGCGGCACAAGCGAGAATGATTCGTTTCATATTCCATCACTCCTATCGATAGATGACTTCTGTTTCAACCTTCAGTTCCCTTGTTTTGATTAATGTCTGGTACCAATACGCTGATGATTTCAACTGGCGATTCCGTTCATTTTCCAGCTGGATTTCGACTAATCCGTAGCGGTTTTTAAAGGCATTCATCGGTGAGACATTATCCGTAAAAGCCCACAGCATATAGCCCGTGCAATTTGATCCTTCTGCTTTCGCTTGAAGTGCCCGCTTCAAATGCTGGCTGATAAATGAAATGCGATACTGATCATCAATGATACCGTCTTCATTTTTAAACCGTTCTTCCTTTTCTACACCCATCCCGTTTTCGGCTACAAACCACTCGATATTTCCGTATTCTTCTTTTATTCTCATCCCCATATCATAGACAATATTTGGGTAGATTTCCCAGCCTCTGAATGGATTCATTTTTCTCCCTGGCAGCTCAAACATATCGTAATAATAAGACGGATGAAATGGCGTCCCTTCGTTCCACGCCTTACTCGGTGCCTTGACACGATGCGGATAGTATAAGTTGAGCCCGACGACATCGACCGTATGATTCTTGATGACCTGAAGCTCTTCCTCTGTCGAATCAAAAAGAATATCATGCTTTTTCAACACATCGAGCAATTCCTCTGGATACTCCCCTTTGATGGAGGGATCTAAGAACATTCGATTGAAAAACAAATCATACATCCGTGCCGCTTCTTGATCATGCGGGGCAGAGGATCTTGCATACGTCACTTCTGGATTGAGAATCACCCCGATTTTTGCACCTGTCGATTCCTTCAATCCCATCTCCCGAAACAGCTTCACCACTTTTGCTGTTGCCAGCGCTTTATGATAGTTCCACTGCATCCATTTTTTCGTATTTTGCTCAAAGGGATAACGGATGGCATCTAGATAAACACGTGTTTGGACAACAATTGGTTCATTAAAGCTAAACCAATGTTTGACCCTGTCCCCGTAGCGCTCAAACACTTTTTCCGCATAGAGAACAAACAGCTCGACGACATGCTTTGATGACCATCCGCCATACTTCTCAAGCAAAACGGCAGGAAGCTCATAATGCTCTAAGCAAAACATTGGCTCTACACCTGCTGCAATTAATCCATTGATCAAGTCATCAATGTAACGGGCATAGGTCTCATCCACAATCCCCTTCTCGTAATCTATGAGAAACCTCGACCAATTGATCGATGTCCTATAATGTGTCAGTCCAATCTCACTCATTAAGGCCACATCTTCAGGATAGCGCTCGTAAAAGTTCGTCGCACCAGCCGGACCATATCCTTCGTGCCACACGTGATATCCTTCCTTATACCATGAATCAATGTACGAATCCTGATGCACCTGCTTTCCCTTCCATCCCTCTGTTTGCCAAGCAGAAGCCGCTGCACCTAGGATAAAATCACTTGGAATCTCGATTCTGTTCATGTCGCCACCTTCCCTTTCCTCGATTGAACGTGAAGTCCTTCCCAAATTCCTTGCAAATACATAGCCCCAAGCGCTCGATCATATAAACCGTAGCCAGGTCTGCCTGTCTCGCCAAAAATCATACGCCCATGATCCGGACGGACATAACCAGCAAATCCCTCTTCATACAAAGCCTTCATAATTGCCCCCATATCGAGACTACCTGCTGATGAAAGGTGTGCTGACTCTTCAAAATCACCGTTTTCATGCACGAGAACATTGCGCAAATGAGCAAAGTGGATACGTCCTTTTTTCGCATATTTACGCGCAAGTGACGGTATATCGTTCTGCGCATGACAGCCGAGTGAACCAGAGCAAAAGGTAAGACCGTGTTGAGAGCGTCCATCGATTTGAAGAATACGATCCAACTGCTTTTCATTACTGACAATACGAGGCAGTCCGAATATATCCCAAGGAGGGTCATCTGGATGGAGTGCCATGTTGATCTTTTCTTCCGCTGCCACCGGAATGATATGTTGTAGAAAATAAGACAGGTTCTCGAATAGCCTTTCTGCCCCAAGCTTCCTGTAATCAGTCATCAATTGTTTCATTTCCTCCTGTGTATAAGAGATATCCCATCCTGGCAGCGAAAATGGATCTGTCTCTATATCCATGTGTTCTAGTTGATGCTGAAAATAGGCAAGGGTCGTGGATTGATCAGCTAATGGAAGGTCTAGCTGCGTTCGTGTCCAATCGAGGACAGGCATGAAGTTATAACAAATGACCTTCACACCGTGCTTCGCTAATCGTCGGATATTTTCTTGATAATGCTTGATATAGACGTCTCTGCTCGGCTTTCCAAGTTTAATATCTTCATGGACAGGAAGACTTTCCACGACCTCAAAGGAAAGTTCATGTCTCTCAATCTGTGCTTTTACATGAGCAATCCTTTCCTCAGGCCACAGGTCACCAGCTGGGACATCATAGACGGCACTCACAATGCCTTTCATGCCTGGAATTTGACGTATATGTGCGAGTGAAACAGGATCGTCCTCTCCGTACCACCTAAATTGCATGTTCATTCATGCCCCTCCTTTTATTCTGAATCTGGTGCCGCTTCTGGTTTGCGGTTAGACAAGAGAACAAATGGCAAATAGATGAAGACTGCTACTACAATACAGATGAGCTGTGTAATGACAGCTCCCATACTGCCAGCGGTTGACAGCCATGCATTCACAATCGGCGGTGTCGTCCACGGCACCATCACGACTGCTTTTCCAGCAAACCCTGTAGCTGTCGCAATGTAACCAATCGTCCCTGTCACAAGCGGTGTGACGATAAATGGGATTGCCATCACAGGGTTTAACATAACGGGTAATCCAAAAATAACGGGTTCATTGATGTTGAAGAGGCCCGGCCCAGATGAGAGCTTGGCAATGCTTCGCATCTCTTCCCTTCTTCCAGCAATAAAAATCGCAATCAAAAGCCCAATGGTCACACCTGAACCACCAATACTCATATACACATCCCAAAATGGCATCGTGATGATATTCGGAATCTCTTTTCCCTCTTGAAATGCTGTCATATTCACTGCAATCGACCCTAATAAGAGCGGCTCCCGGATCGGTTTGATCATCTGGTTGCCATGGATGCCGATCACCCAGAAAAATTGCGCCACAAACATCAACGTTAAAATCCCCGGCAGACCCTGTACAACACTTTCTAGCGGGCGCTGCACCACGTTATACACTGCTTCATGCAAATAAATGCCTGTCAAACGGTGAAATGCAAAGCCGAATGAACTAATGATCGTAATCGTAATGATCGAAGGAAAAAGTGACGAAAAAGATGTCGCAACATTCGATGGAACAGAATCTGGCATCTTGATTTGAAGCCATTTCACCTCGGTCAGCTTACAAAAGATTTCCACAGATATGATCGCAATGATCATCCCTAAAAATAAGCTTTTTGGATCAGAAAATTGCCTTGCCAGTACATCTACAACCTCACGCATCGATCCATCAACTTCAAGAAGAAGTGTCGTTGGAATAACAGATATAAATGAAATCAATGCCATCAGCCCTGGGAACAGGGACTTGTGCCCGTTGATTTTCCCAAGCTCTATCCCGATGAGGAACACAGCCCCAATCGTTAAAAAGTTCAGCGTGGCATAATTGATTGCCTTCATAATTGG is drawn from Bacillus pumilus and contains these coding sequences:
- a CDS encoding PTS sugar transporter subunit IIC; translated protein: MSFKEKAADVMGNVAYRITNQKYIMAIKQAFVTLMPIIITGAFAVLVANMIMSPETGLAHFEIFRFLAELQPIMKAINYATLNFLTIGAVFLIGIELGKINGHKSLFPGLMALISFISVIPTTLLLEVDGSMREVVDVLARQFSDPKSLFLGMIIAIISVEIFCKLTEVKWLQIKMPDSVPSNVATSFSSLFPSIITITIISSFGFAFHRLTGIYLHEAVYNVVQRPLESVVQGLPGILTLMFVAQFFWVIGIHGNQMIKPIREPLLLGSIAVNMTAFQEGKEIPNIITMPFWDVYMSIGGSGVTIGLLIAIFIAGRREEMRSIAKLSSGPGLFNINEPVIFGLPVMLNPVMAIPFIVTPLVTGTIGYIATATGFAGKAVVMVPWTTPPIVNAWLSTAGSMGAVITQLICIVVAVFIYLPFVLLSNRKPEAAPDSE
- a CDS encoding polysaccharide deacetylase family protein, whose translation is MKKTCMLIAVGLLVLLISGCMGTKEQTIGNQQVVKEEKGPLRLKETEEIQQTEAEVIDTQSWIVQKEPVELPILMYHSISSGSSLRVPKSEFAAHMKWLKDNGYVTLSPEEAYRVFTTNTKPSEKCVLITFDDGYTDNYTKAFPILKQYRMKATIFMIAQSIGRPNHLTDEQMDEMIANGLSIESHTIHHLELNRLSREQQKEELKGSKTFFDQRFSQRTRMVSYPVGRYNEDTLKLAKEAGYQMAVTTEPGHAKKEQGMMSLHRIRVSPGLSPESFGRLVEGNR
- a CDS encoding glycoside hydrolase family 1 protein encodes the protein MNRIEIPSDFILGAAASAWQTEGWKGKQVHQDSYIDSWYKEGYHVWHEGYGPAGATNFYERYPEDVALMSEIGLTHYRTSINWSRFLIDYEKGIVDETYARYIDDLINGLIAAGVEPMFCLEHYELPAVLLEKYGGWSSKHVVELFVLYAEKVFERYGDRVKHWFSFNEPIVVQTRVYLDAIRYPFEQNTKKWMQWNYHKALATAKVVKLFREMGLKESTGAKIGVILNPEVTYARSSAPHDQEAARMYDLFFNRMFLDPSIKGEYPEELLDVLKKHDILFDSTEEELQVIKNHTVDVVGLNLYYPHRVKAPSKAWNEGTPFHPSYYYDMFELPGRKMNPFRGWEIYPNIVYDMGMRIKEEYGNIEWFVAENGMGVEKEERFKNEDGIIDDQYRISFISQHLKRALQAKAEGSNCTGYMLWAFTDNVSPMNAFKNRYGLVEIQLENERNRQLKSSAYWYQTLIKTRELKVETEVIYR
- the ribD gene encoding bifunctional diaminohydroxyphosphoribosylaminopyrimidine deaminase/5-amino-6-(5-phosphoribosylamino)uracil reductase RibD, with protein sequence MPHHERYMNLALENARAMKGQTSPNPLVGAVIVRENEIVGVGAHMKAGEPHAEIHALKMAGDKAKRATIYVTLEPCSHHGRTGPCAEALVKAGVETVVVAALDPNPLVAGRGIAILQDAGIQVITGVLEQESILMNEVFNHFITKKTPFVTLKAGITLDGKIASATSDSKWITSETSRYDAHHIRSINDAILVGAQTVIHDDPSLTARIPNGNHPIRIVLDSKLSTPLTAKIVTDQTAPTWIFTTKQANEGKRAALEAAGVSVFITDSDTRVPLQEVLQVLGERNVSSLMIEGGGQINASFLEQQLVDKLVIYMAPKLIGGRLSPSFFGGEGIRLMSDAIELDQLSVEPLGKDIKITGYPVYQ
- a CDS encoding GTP cyclohydrolase II, producing MDKHTDLKTAILKDKIKRVQQEDGYIYITGPIKLPVNLDGRTVMFNWYSWLKDDGKEPLSDEALIESLSSRQLADHQQSSVLVYGEFEHADEALIRMHSICHTGDIFGSKRCDCGFQLKQSMRMIEDNGAGALFYLANHEGRGIGLFSKAMAYILQENGYDTVEANEALGFEDDTRQYEEAIAVLQTLRTKPVRLITNNPKKTDAISHAGLSLSGRIPLWGDVSEFNEKYLQTKINRSGHMKAEQEVRTIATS
- a CDS encoding PTS lactose/cellobiose transporter subunit IIA, whose product is MTVLEEMQGAAFQIIAHAGEARSHYVEAIRLARADDFEKAQQLIEKGEEAFRSIHNLHLSLIQKEAAGEQLPFSLLLIHAEDQMLTTETIHLLAIEMIEMCKKMNALSK
- the fosM gene encoding FosM family fosfomycin resistance protein, with the translated sequence MSIKGINHLLFSVSDLETSIDFYTNVFDATLLVKGKKTAYFDLNGLWLALNVEKDIPRQDIQHSYTHIAFSIDEEDVDHMYNKLKHLNVNILPGRPRDEKDHQSIYFTDPDGHKFEFHTGAMKDRIDYYKQEKAHMEFFDE
- a CDS encoding PTS sugar transporter subunit IIB, yielding MKRIILACAAGMSTSIVVSKMKAAAEAKELDYDIYAIPEGAIADELEEHGEDVQVILLGPQVSFMKKAAEKTAAPYQIPVDVINVRLYGTANGEKILEHALKLANES
- a CDS encoding mannonate dehydratase, yielding MNMQFRWYGEDDPVSLAHIRQIPGMKGIVSAVYDVPAGDLWPEERIAHVKAQIERHELSFEVVESLPVHEDIKLGKPSRDVYIKHYQENIRRLAKHGVKVICYNFMPVLDWTRTQLDLPLADQSTTLAYFQHQLEHMDIETDPFSLPGWDISYTQEEMKQLMTDYRKLGAERLFENLSYFLQHIIPVAAEEKINMALHPDDPPWDIFGLPRIVSNEKQLDRILQIDGRSQHGLTFCSGSLGCHAQNDIPSLARKYAKKGRIHFAHLRNVLVHENGDFEESAHLSSAGSLDMGAIMKALYEEGFAGYVRPDHGRMIFGETGRPGYGLYDRALGAMYLQGIWEGLHVQSRKGKVAT